One Luoshenia tenuis DNA window includes the following coding sequences:
- the yqfC gene encoding sporulation protein YqfC, translating into MKDKHLRRVKAELSEWFELPEEIMLDLPHIEILGNDRIHIENHRGIIEYTQTCVRVNTNAGVIRITGSELNVRNIGSEEIIVLGSIEAIEYQK; encoded by the coding sequence ATGAAGGATAAACACTTGAGACGGGTCAAGGCAGAGCTGAGCGAATGGTTCGAACTGCCTGAAGAGATCATGCTGGACCTGCCCCATATCGAGATTTTGGGCAATGACCGCATCCATATCGAAAACCATCGGGGGATCATCGAGTATACGCAAACCTGTGTGCGAGTCAATACCAATGCCGGGGTGATCCGCATCACGGGCAGCGAACTTAACGTGCGCAATATCGGCAGCGAGGAGATCATCGTGCTGGGCAGTATCGAGGCGATCGAGTATCAAAAGTAA
- the rpsU gene encoding 30S ribosomal protein S21, with translation MSEIRVGENESLESALKRFKRKCQRAGIMSEIRKREHYEKPSVKRKKKAEAARKRKY, from the coding sequence ATGTCTGAAATTCGAGTAGGCGAAAACGAATCGTTGGAAAGTGCATTGAAGCGCTTCAAACGGAAATGCCAGCGCGCTGGAATCATGAGTGAAATTCGCAAACGCGAGCATTATGAGAAACCCAGCGTGAAACGTAAAAAGAAGGCAGAGGCAGCGCGCAAGCGCAAGTATTAA
- a CDS encoding histidine triad nucleotide-binding protein — protein sequence MDDCIFCKIASHEVPSNIVYEDEYAVAFNDLNPQTPVHVLVVPKKHIASIAAAQAEDEQLLGHLLLTVQRVAKALGVEESGYRVITNCGKDACQSVQHLHLHILGGKPMQERMG from the coding sequence ATGGACGATTGTATCTTTTGCAAAATCGCCTCGCACGAGGTGCCCAGCAATATCGTGTATGAGGACGAGTACGCCGTAGCTTTTAACGATTTGAACCCCCAAACCCCGGTGCATGTGCTGGTGGTGCCTAAAAAGCATATCGCCTCTATTGCCGCTGCGCAAGCGGAGGATGAACAGCTTTTAGGGCATTTGCTGCTTACGGTACAGCGGGTAGCAAAGGCGCTTGGGGTGGAGGAAAGCGGCTATCGTGTGATCACGAACTGCGGTAAAGATGCCTGCCAAAGCGTGCAGCATTTGCACCTGCACATCCTGGGCGGCAAGCCCATGCAAGAGCGGATGGGTTAA
- a CDS encoding sugar kinase, which yields MAEVILFGEPLTLFASEHVSDLQHADLFRKFLAGAEVNVSIGLTRLGHPVSYVTKLGNDPFGHFIADKLAKEGIGTQNATFDDAHLTGFQIKSRVENGDPDIFYFRKNSAASTLSPEDIDQVDFAGVRHVHLTGIAPALSDSCRAAAQRLIVRARENGATVSFDPNLRPSLWKDEATMVRTLNAFAAQSDIVLPGIGEGKILTGFEDPAQIAAFYRSAGAKCVIIKMGGQGAYVSEGTRAFTVPGFKVERIVDTVGAGDGFSVGVISARLEGKSFEEAVGRGNAIGAMQIAVQGDNEGLPTPAQLEAFYAAHQGQ from the coding sequence ATGGCGGAGGTAATCCTCTTTGGCGAACCATTGACCCTGTTCGCCTCGGAACATGTGAGCGACCTGCAGCATGCGGACCTGTTCCGCAAGTTTTTGGCCGGGGCCGAGGTGAATGTTTCCATTGGCCTTACGCGTTTAGGGCATCCGGTATCCTACGTGACAAAGCTGGGGAATGATCCCTTTGGGCATTTTATTGCGGATAAGTTGGCCAAAGAGGGGATCGGGACCCAAAACGCCACCTTTGACGATGCGCATTTGACCGGCTTCCAGATCAAAAGCCGGGTAGAAAACGGCGACCCGGATATCTTTTATTTCCGCAAAAACAGCGCCGCATCTACCCTGTCGCCAGAGGATATCGACCAGGTAGACTTTGCCGGCGTGCGGCATGTACATTTAACGGGCATCGCCCCGGCGCTTTCGGATAGTTGCCGTGCGGCGGCGCAGCGGCTGATTGTCCGCGCTCGGGAAAACGGCGCCACGGTATCCTTTGATCCAAATCTTCGTCCCTCGCTGTGGAAGGATGAGGCGACCATGGTGCGCACCCTCAATGCCTTTGCCGCCCAGAGCGATATCGTGCTGCCCGGCATTGGCGAGGGAAAGATTTTGACCGGGTTTGAGGACCCGGCGCAGATCGCGGCGTTTTACCGGTCCGCCGGCGCCAAGTGCGTCATCATCAAAATGGGTGGCCAGGGTGCGTATGTGTCCGAAGGGACGCGTGCGTTTACCGTGCCGGGCTTTAAGGTGGAAAGGATCGTCGATACCGTTGGCGCGGGCGACGGTTTTTCTGTCGGGGTGATCAGCGCCCGGCTGGAAGGCAAAAGTTTTGAAGAGGCCGTTGGGCGGGGCAATGCGATCGGCGCTATGCAGATCGCCGTGCAGGGGGACAACGAGGGTCTACCGACCCCGGCGCAGCTGGAGGCGTTTTACGCGGCCCACCAGGGTCAATAG
- a CDS encoding nitrous oxide-stimulated promoter family protein, producing the protein MRDVADKREREKRLVSQMITLYCRKVHGGRDGLCPDCAQLKAYAIARSDRCPFMESKTFCSNCKVHCYKPDMREKIRTVMRFAGPRMVFHHPVAALRHVAESKKEQRRLEAKHENS; encoded by the coding sequence ATGCGGGATGTTGCAGACAAACGGGAAAGGGAAAAACGCCTAGTCTCGCAGATGATTACCTTGTACTGCCGGAAGGTGCATGGGGGCAGGGATGGGCTTTGCCCGGACTGCGCGCAGCTCAAAGCCTATGCCATCGCGCGCAGCGACCGGTGCCCGTTTATGGAAAGCAAGACCTTTTGCTCAAACTGCAAGGTGCACTGCTATAAGCCGGATATGCGCGAAAAAATACGGACGGTGATGCGCTTTGCCGGCCCGAGAATGGTTTTTCACCACCCGGTGGCCGCGCTGCGGCATGTGGCCGAAAGCAAAAAAGAGCAAAGAAGACTGGAGGCGAAACATGAAAATTCGTAA
- the cydC gene encoding thiol reductant ABC exporter subunit CydC: protein MKKRGNIAVMARLVGLVKPLAGFMALAIFMGLVGHLCASFITIFGGFALLDILDYSLPVTMMAAFIGMGACALLRGVLRYAEQACNHFIAFKLLALIRDKVFQALRRLCPAKLEGRDRGDLIAIITSDIELLEVFYAHTISPAAIAVLYTLALCLFIGSFHWALGLLALAAYLAVGLLVPTVTSKMSGEDGMRFRAASGALAGFVLDSLRGLSETLQYGAGAERLKQMNQRTEALAQDEERMKKTAGRNMALTHTVILIFDLSMLLAAALLYQKGIVGFDGVVLPFIALMSSFGPVTALANLGSTLQNTFAAGNRVLDILDEQPAVQEICDQEEIAFTGASAREVSFSYGEESILSDISLQVPEHAVVGITGKSGSGKSTLLKLMMRFWKVQKGSVQLSGRSVERINTANLRNMESFVTQQTHLFHDSIANNLRVAKLDATQAELEAACKKAAVHDFIMTLPEGYDTPVGELGDSLSGGERQRIGLARAFLHQAPFLLLDEPTSNLDSLNEAVILKSLREQRQGRTVVLVSHRHSTLRIADAVYSVENGRVS from the coding sequence TGTGCGCCAGCTTTATTACGATTTTCGGCGGGTTTGCGCTGCTGGACATACTGGATTACTCCTTGCCGGTGACGATGATGGCTGCCTTTATCGGGATGGGCGCATGCGCCCTGCTGCGCGGCGTACTGCGCTATGCCGAACAGGCCTGCAACCACTTTATCGCTTTTAAACTGCTGGCGCTGATACGGGATAAAGTCTTTCAAGCGCTGCGCAGGCTATGCCCGGCCAAACTGGAGGGGCGGGATCGGGGCGACCTGATTGCCATCATCACCTCGGACATTGAACTTTTAGAGGTGTTTTACGCCCACACCATTTCGCCTGCGGCCATTGCGGTATTATATACGCTGGCGCTGTGCCTGTTCATCGGCAGTTTTCACTGGGCGTTGGGGCTGTTGGCGCTGGCCGCTTATCTGGCGGTGGGCCTGCTTGTCCCTACCGTGACTTCTAAGATGAGCGGTGAGGACGGGATGCGCTTTCGCGCCGCATCCGGCGCGCTGGCGGGCTTTGTGCTCGATAGCCTGCGCGGCCTTTCCGAAACGCTGCAGTATGGCGCCGGGGCTGAGCGGCTAAAGCAGATGAACCAAAGGACGGAAGCGCTAGCGCAAGACGAAGAGCGGATGAAAAAGACAGCGGGACGCAATATGGCGCTTACCCATACCGTGATTTTGATCTTTGACCTAAGCATGCTGCTGGCGGCAGCGCTGCTATACCAAAAGGGCATCGTAGGGTTTGACGGGGTCGTGCTCCCTTTCATCGCGTTGATGAGCTCTTTTGGGCCGGTGACCGCCCTGGCCAACCTGGGCAGCACCCTGCAAAACACCTTTGCCGCCGGCAACCGCGTACTGGATATTCTGGACGAACAGCCGGCCGTGCAGGAGATCTGTGACCAGGAGGAGATCGCCTTCACCGGGGCCAGCGCGCGGGAGGTGAGCTTTTCTTACGGGGAGGAGTCCATTCTTTCCGATATTTCACTGCAGGTGCCCGAACATGCGGTGGTGGGTATTACCGGCAAGAGCGGCAGCGGGAAATCCACGCTGCTCAAGCTGATGATGCGGTTTTGGAAGGTGCAAAAGGGCAGCGTGCAGCTTTCCGGCCGTTCTGTCGAACGGATCAATACGGCTAACCTACGGAATATGGAGAGCTTTGTCACCCAGCAGACCCATCTGTTTCACGATAGCATTGCCAATAACCTGCGCGTAGCCAAGTTGGACGCGACGCAGGCGGAACTGGAGGCGGCCTGCAAAAAAGCGGCGGTGCACGATTTTATCATGACGCTGCCCGAGGGCTACGATACGCCCGTGGGGGAGCTGGGCGACAGCCTCTCGGGCGGCGAACGCCAGCGCATCGGCCTTGCGCGCGCTTTTTTGCATCAAGCCCCCTTTCTTTTGCTGGATGAGCCCACCAGTAACCTGGACAGCCTGAACGAAGCGGTGATTCTTAAATCCCTGCGGGAGCAACGCCAGGGGAGGACGGTGGTGCTGGTCTCTCACCGGCACTCTACCCTGCGCATTGCGGATGCCGTTTACTCGGTAGAAAATGGGAGGGTGAGTTGA